The Bacillota bacterium genomic interval CTCAACGACGTCGGCGAAGGTGACCTGCGGGGCTCGGTACTTCGCCCAGCTGAAGTCGCTGGCCAGGATGTCGGGCAGGATCCGCTGGGTGATGGTCCAGTCGGCCCCGATGGCCCGGGTGACAAGGCCCCACTCCTCGATGTCGTGTTTGGCCAACTTGCCGTCCTCGGCGATGTGCTTCAGCTCGTGGTACATGAGAATGGCCATCTTCTCGCGGCTGAAGTTCTGGCAGGCGTCCTGGAAGACCTCGATGACGTAGGACTTCCCGGTGAGGTAGTGGATCAGCGGCGAGAGCTTGCGGCAGGCGG includes:
- a CDS encoding putative metallopeptidase, which gives rise to MPDYQPADLYAGYAKALVRKMPELRHVPIGSIVFVENVAKAAKPTRRRRLSSVFKAPKKKLVKYAACRKLSPLIHYLTGKSYVIEVFQDACQNFSREKMAILMYHELKHIAEDGKLAKHDIEEWGLVTRAIGADWTITQRILPDILASDFSWAKYRAPQVTFADVVEEGQPKAAAAAATH